Proteins encoded by one window of Electrophorus electricus isolate fEleEle1 chromosome 17, fEleEle1.pri, whole genome shotgun sequence:
- the LOC113589018 gene encoding GRAM domain-containing protein 2B-like isoform X1, whose amino-acid sequence MVLMIDQAERLQTALSSPEVVKSIRADRRDTRIQNNSEPDNGEERQRRGGTLPSQLGLDSVLSVDTESDLSESRKKPSLMRFKAVDQPSFLQSPLDCDSKAERKKSQYSQFSKANAQYHKLFKEMSKDEILKQSYTCALQKDILYQGRLFVSDNWICFHSKVFGRDTKIVIPVLSITLIKKTKTALLVPNALVITTTNERHVFVSFLSRDTTYKFLISVCVHLHRENVGSTPVTSSAENSFRGDCPSSLPLDFSADFSDLDGVVHQRRQDMLESSSSGSQTPDYEKMTEFQTLSENFLGTMKSGEMAVHADIHLPATTMKQHNALGPGKAASGTGQQEHFPRPLSLNTLLLVYLFLVCFLFLSSCYMAFKITALEQRLNSLGSLGEHSHRENAVHHHAQLEVNAEIYGELSTNLFKLEKIQRNLRKLLEEG is encoded by the exons ATGGTGTTGATGATCGATCAAGCAGAAAGACTCCAGACTGCGCTATCGTCTCCAGAAGTGGTCAAATCCATCAGAGCAGACAGAAGAGATACCCGAATCCAAAACAA CTCGGAGCCTGACaatggggaagagagacagaggagaggagggacgCTCCCCAGCCAGCTTGGACTGGATTCCGTGTTGTCCGTGGACACGGAGTCAGACCTCTCAGAAAGCAGGAAGAAACCATCCCTCATGAG GTTTAAAGCCGTCGACCAGCCCTCCTTCTTGCAAAGTCCGTTGGACTGTGATTcaaaggcagagaggaagaaatCACAGTACAGCCAG TTTTCTAAAGCAAACGCACAGTATCATAAGCTCTTCAAAGAAATGAGCAAGGATGAGATACTCAAACAAA GTTATACCTGCGCTTTGCAGAAAGACATTCTTTATCAAGGAAGGCTTTTTGTCTCTGATAACTGGATTTGTTTTCATTCCAAGGTGTTTGGCAGAGATACCAAG ATTGTTATCCCtgttctctccatcactcttataaagaaaacaaaaacagcccttTTGGTGCCAAATGCTCTTGTTATCACTACTACAAATGAAAGG CATGTATTTGTATCATTTCTGTCCCGAGACACTACGTACAAGTTCCTCATTTCAGTCTGCGTTCACTTGCAT agagagaatgtgggcAGCACGCCCGTCACATCATCAGCTGAGAACAGCTTCAGAGGGGACTGTCCGTCATCACTTCCTTTG gacTTTTCTGCTGATTTCTCTGACCTTGATGGAGTGGTGCACCAGAGGAGGCAGGACATGCTTGAGAGCAGCAGCTCAGGATCCCAGACTCCAGACTATGAGAAGATGACTG AGTTTCAGACGCTCTCTGAAAACTTCCTTGGCACAATGAAGTCGGGTGAGATGGCTGTCCATGCTGACATTCACCTGCCGGCCACCACTATGAAGCAGCATAATG CCCTAGGCCCCGGAAAGGCCGCGTCAGGAACCGGTCAGCAGGAGCATTTCCCACGGCCGCTGTCCCTCAACACTCTTCTACTCGTCTACTTGTTTTT GGTGTGCTTCCTTTTCTTGTCATCCTGTTACATGGCCTTCAAGATCACGGCTCTAGAGCAGCGGCTGAACTCGCTGGGCTCACTAGGTGAACACTCACACAGGGA AAATGCTGTTCATCATCATGCCCAATTAGAGGTGAACGCAGAGATTTACGGAGAGCTGTCTACAAACCTGTTCAAATTAGAAAAA ATTCAGAGGAACCTGCGCAAGCTGCTTGAGGAGGGCTGA
- the aldh7a1 gene encoding alpha-aminoadipic semialdehyde dehydrogenase yields the protein MQRTLSPSVVRCFSLKKRLSSLSFRPVAAMSTLLINQPKYTWLKELGLSEDNGGVFNGTWGGKGEVVTSYCPANNEPIARVRQATMAEYEETVQKAREAWKVWADIPAPKRGEIVRQIGDALRKKIKVLGSLVSLEMGKIYVEGVGEVQEYVDVCDYAVGLSRMIGGPVLPSERPGHALIEQWNPVGLVGIITAFNFPVAVYGWNNAIALICGNVCLWKGAPTTPLTSVAVTKIVAEVLEQNNLPGAICSMTCGGADIGSAIAKDKQVDLVSFTGSTHVGKQVALMVQERFGRQLLELGGNNAIIVFEDADLNLVVPSALFASVGTAGQRCTTTRRLMLHESVHDEVVERLVKAYKQVRIGDPWDPSTLYGPLHTKQAVQQYLNAVEQAKQQGGTLVCGGKVMDRPGNYVEPTIFTGLAHDAPIVHTETFVPILYVIKFKTEEEAFTWNNEVKQGLSSSIFTKDMGRVFRWLGPKGSDCGIVNVNIPTSGAEIGGAFGGEKHTGGGRESGSDSWKQYMRRSTCTINYSKDLPLAQGIKFE from the exons ATGCAGCGAACTTTGTCGCCTAGTGTTGTGCGTTGCTTTTCTCTGAAGAAAAGGCTCAGTTCTTTGAGTTTTCGGCCAGTCGCAGCTATGTCTACACTTCTTATCAATCAGCCAAAGTACACATGGCTTAAAGAATTAGGTCTGAGCGAAGACAATGGTGGAGTTTTTAACGGTACTTGGGGAGGCAAAGGAGAG GTGGTCACATCATATTGTCCTGCCAACAACGAGCCCATTGCCAGAGTACGGCAG GCTACCATGGCTGAATATGAAGAAACTGTACAGAAAGCACGAGAGGCATGGAAGGTGTGGGCTGAC ATCCCTGCTCCAAAGAGAGGGGAGATTGTGAGACAGATTGGAGATGCTCTGCGGAAGAAGATCAAAGTTCTTGGCAGCTTG GTGTCTCTGGAGATGGGAAAGATCTATGTGGAGGGGGTCGGAGAGGTGCAGGAGTATGTCGATGTGTGTGACTATGCTGTTGGACTATCACGCATGATTGGAGGCCCAGTTTTGCCTTCTGAAA GACCAGGCCACGCGCTGATTGAACAGTGGAACCCCGTTGGTCTGGTGGGCATCATTACTGCTTTTAACTTCCCTGTGGCGGTGTATGGCTGGAACAATGCTATTGCTCTCatttgtggaaatgtgtgcCTTTG GAAAGGAGCTCCAACCACACCACTCACCAGCGTAGCAGTTACAAA AATTGTTGCTGAGGTGCTGGAACAGAATAACCTCCCTGGTGCTATCTGCTCTATGACCTGTGGTGGGGCTGACATTGG CTCAGCAATAGCTAAAGATAAGCAGGTTGATCTGGTGTCCTTCACTGGCAGCACCCATGTGGGTAAACAGGTGGCCCTGATGGTGCAGGAAAGGTTTG GTCGGCAGTTGCTTGAGCTGGGAGGGAACAACGCCATCATCG TTTTTGAGGACGCTGACCTGAACCTGGTAGTTCCGTCTGCTCTCTTCGCCTCTGTGGGAACTGCAGGCCAGCGCTGCACTACCACCAGGAGACTG ATGCTGCATGAGAGTGTTCATGATGAGGTCGTGGAGAGGTTGGTCAAGGCCTACAAGCAAGTTCGCATTGGTGACCCCTGGGACC CCAGTACCCTGTATGGACCCCTTCACACCAAGCAGGCTGTTCAGCAGTACCTGAATGCCGTAGAACAGGCTAAGCAGCAGGGTGGCACTCTTGTGTGTGGTggcaag GTAATGGATCGGCCCGGTAACTACGTGGAACCTACTATCTTCACTGGTCTGGCACATGACGCCCCCATCGTTCACACCGAAACCTTTGTGCCTATTCTCTACGTGATCAAATTCAAG acagaggaagaggccTTTACCTGGAACAATGAGGTCAAGCAGGGCCTATCCAGCAGCATCTTCACCAAGGACATGGGCCGAGTGTTCCGATGGCTAGG GCCCAAAGGCTCAGACTGTGGCATTGTTAATGTCAACATTCCAACCAGCGGAGCGGAGATCGGAGGAGCTTTCG gtggggAAAAGCACACCGGAGGGGGACGTGAATCGGGCAGTGATTCATGGAAGCAGTACATGAGGAGGTCCACAtg TACCATCAACTACAGCAAGGATCTTCCTCTTGCGCAGGGAATCAAGTTTGAGTGA
- the phax gene encoding phosphorylated adapter RNA export protein, which translates to MAGDSNRDTMEDLEDGEITGSDSESDMLSTSDDRHPMPSQGAFSSQCFQSRGSPQTAPPVNSYRSSIRTDSSESDSDSEEEAALWRRKRQKCSNIPAPLPPASFRGPGATAGPLGRKVNNIWGSVVQEQSQEAVAAELGVMGVEGGISMNSRQSETYNYILARKMMEKERQEQGTEAMLDSQLEEYMQHGAQEEMSDGHLKRKRAVKERLGPRAEMDVKGRYEITQDDPEDRVVDEIAHRLMEPKKELIERVVKVIGIKKAIELLSETATIEQNGGLYTVDGSRRRTPGGVYLNLLKNTPSISHEEVKEIFYDENQKEYNNKKAAKKRRRHIVARKMKEAINTLNLQEHDDVSRETFASDTNEALESLEEVPEDQPEPALGTEDSPVVYSSADLEVF; encoded by the exons ATGGCGGGTGATAGCAACAGAGACACAATGGAGGATCTGGAAGATGGAGAAATAACTGGTTCAGATTCGGAATCCGACATGCTGTCAACGTCAGATGACCGACACCCA ATGCCCTCTCAAGGAGCCTTTTCAAGTCAGTGTTTCCAAAGCCGAGGCTCTCCACAGACAGCCCCGCCTGTCAACAGCTACCGTAGCTCCATCAGGACCGACTCCAGCGAAAGTGACTCGGACTCCGAGGAAGAGGCTGCGCTGTGGAGGCGAAAGCGCCAGAAGTGCTCCAACATTCCGGCGCCTTTACCTCCGGCCTCTTTCCGAGGCCCCGGTGCCACGGCGGGGCCCCTGGGCCGTAAGGTGAATAACATCTGGGGCTCTGTGGTGCAGGAGCAGAGTCAGGAGGCTGTGGCAGCCGAGTTGGGTGTCATGGGCGTGGAGGGAGGCATCAGCATGAACAGCCGCCAGAGTGAGACGTACAACTACATCCTGGCGCGCAAGATGATGGAAAAGGAGAGGCAGGAACAGGGAACGGAAGCCATGCTGGACAGCCAGCTGGAGGAGTATATGCAGCACGGAGCACAGGAAGAAATGAGTGACGGCCATCTTAAGAGAAAGCGGGCAGTCAAGGAGAGGCTGGGGCCTAGAGCCGAGATGGACGTTAAGGGGCGATATGAGATTACTCAGGACGACCCCGAAGACAGAGTGGTTGATGAAATAGCTCACAG GTTAATGGAGCCAAAAAAGGAATTAATAGAGCGTGTGGTGAAGGTGATTGGCATAAAGAAAGCAATAGAGCTTCTGTCAGAAACTGCAACTATTGAACAAAATGGAGGTCTTTACACTGTG GATGGTAGTAGAAGGCGGACCCCTGGAGGGGTGTATCTGAACCTGTTGAAGAACACTCCTAGTATTTCTCATGAAGAAGTCAAG GAAATATTTTATGATGAGAACCAGAAAGAGTATAACAACAAAAAGGCAGCCAAAAAGCGGCGCAGACATATAGTGGCCAGGAAGATGAAGGAAGCCATCAACACATTAAACCTGCAGGAACATGACGATGTCTCACGGGAAACGTTCGCCAGCGACACCAATGAGGCCCTGGAATCACTCGAGGAGGTTCCTGAGGACCAGCCGGAGCCTGCGCTGGGCACAGAGGACAGTCCTGTTGTTTACAGCTCCGCTGACCTGGAAGTCTTCTGA
- the LOC113589018 gene encoding GRAM domain-containing protein 2B-like isoform X2: MVLMIDQAERLQTALSSPEVVKSIRADRRDTRIQNNSEPDNGEERQRRGGTLPSQLGLDSVLSVDTESDLSESRKKPSLMRFKAVDQPSFLQSPLDCDSKAERKKSQYSQFSKANAQYHKLFKEMSKDEILKQSYTCALQKDILYQGRLFVSDNWICFHSKVFGRDTKIVIPVLSITLIKKTKTALLVPNALVITTTNERHVFVSFLSRDTTYKFLISVCVHLHRENVGSTPVTSSAENSFRGDCPSSLPLDFSADFSDLDGVVHQRRQDMLESSSSGSQTPDYEKMTEFQTLSENFLGTMKSGEMAVHADIHLPATTMKQHNALGPGKAASGTGQQEHFPRPLSLNTLLLVYLFLNAVHHHAQLEVNAEIYGELSTNLFKLEKIQRNLRKLLEEG, encoded by the exons ATGGTGTTGATGATCGATCAAGCAGAAAGACTCCAGACTGCGCTATCGTCTCCAGAAGTGGTCAAATCCATCAGAGCAGACAGAAGAGATACCCGAATCCAAAACAA CTCGGAGCCTGACaatggggaagagagacagaggagaggagggacgCTCCCCAGCCAGCTTGGACTGGATTCCGTGTTGTCCGTGGACACGGAGTCAGACCTCTCAGAAAGCAGGAAGAAACCATCCCTCATGAG GTTTAAAGCCGTCGACCAGCCCTCCTTCTTGCAAAGTCCGTTGGACTGTGATTcaaaggcagagaggaagaaatCACAGTACAGCCAG TTTTCTAAAGCAAACGCACAGTATCATAAGCTCTTCAAAGAAATGAGCAAGGATGAGATACTCAAACAAA GTTATACCTGCGCTTTGCAGAAAGACATTCTTTATCAAGGAAGGCTTTTTGTCTCTGATAACTGGATTTGTTTTCATTCCAAGGTGTTTGGCAGAGATACCAAG ATTGTTATCCCtgttctctccatcactcttataaagaaaacaaaaacagcccttTTGGTGCCAAATGCTCTTGTTATCACTACTACAAATGAAAGG CATGTATTTGTATCATTTCTGTCCCGAGACACTACGTACAAGTTCCTCATTTCAGTCTGCGTTCACTTGCAT agagagaatgtgggcAGCACGCCCGTCACATCATCAGCTGAGAACAGCTTCAGAGGGGACTGTCCGTCATCACTTCCTTTG gacTTTTCTGCTGATTTCTCTGACCTTGATGGAGTGGTGCACCAGAGGAGGCAGGACATGCTTGAGAGCAGCAGCTCAGGATCCCAGACTCCAGACTATGAGAAGATGACTG AGTTTCAGACGCTCTCTGAAAACTTCCTTGGCACAATGAAGTCGGGTGAGATGGCTGTCCATGCTGACATTCACCTGCCGGCCACCACTATGAAGCAGCATAATG CCCTAGGCCCCGGAAAGGCCGCGTCAGGAACCGGTCAGCAGGAGCATTTCCCACGGCCGCTGTCCCTCAACACTCTTCTACTCGTCTACTTGTTTTT AAATGCTGTTCATCATCATGCCCAATTAGAGGTGAACGCAGAGATTTACGGAGAGCTGTCTACAAACCTGTTCAAATTAGAAAAA ATTCAGAGGAACCTGCGCAAGCTGCTTGAGGAGGGCTGA
- the LOC113589016 gene encoding zinc finger protein 703-like, giving the protein MKITPGGSTVHSLRSPTSQRPAKEHRNFALTKVTGIKNLSATSLKPSDPLRQAKRLPVKILKMLTAHSGHLLHPEYLQPLTSAPVSIELDAKKSPLALLAQTCSQIGKTDPPSSSKLASITSSGLSDKDSSARTSSAALKLGEQRPSHDDKSSFKPYSKIGPDSQRDGSNTNSSTNKPGFCLPMGGGNASNSTQGCQSHPPHTLSPSSRGSSPPQTHRQALSPGPARQTGHSQAGSGEPKPTDTASLDSSSNLKKEAELSKVGLDSPQLANSSHARASANSSSGSSDCSPSNEGKVDSHTAQPGGLVPVSISPFKSSHPMFPLPSSGMGYHGSIVGTYAGYPGQFVPGLDPTKSSLGGAGVGKHPSSSPLTGASPPSFMQGLCRDPYCLSYPNAPHLGGSSCSSCVHDPSSSLKSGFPLVYPAHPLHSIHQSSLSSSVTPSLSHPLYTYGFMVPNEPLPHACNWVSATGPCDKRFGTSEELLAHLRTHTSLPGVDGKLLSAYPPSSSSAAAAAAAASCHLHLPGQSSPAPFSLRAPPSLGLARYHPYSKMHLPATPSLPMHSLPASAPYYSHYALYSQRLGSASALGYQ; this is encoded by the exons ATGAAAATTACTCCTGGTGGATCTACAGTTCACAGTTTACGAAGCCCGACGTCCCAACGGCCCGCTAAAGAACACCGTAACTTCGCTTTAACAAAGGTTACTGGGATTAAGAACCTGTCGGCAACTTCGTTAAAACCATCGGATCCCCTCCGTCAGGCAAAGAGACTTCCTGTTAAAATTCTCAAGATGTTAACCGCACATTCCGGCCACTTGCTTCACCCGGAGTATCTTCAGCCCCTGACATCAGCCCCTGTGAGCATCGAG CTGGATGCTAAGAAGAGCCCCCTGGCCCTGTTGGCTCAGACCTGTTCTCAGATAGGTAAGACAGATCCCCCTTCCTCTTCCAAGCTGGCCTCGATCACTTCCAGCGGGCTCAGCGACAAAGACTCCTCAGCTCGTACCTCCTCCGCAGCCCTGAAACTCGGGGAGCAGCGGCCCTCCCACGATGACAAGTCCAGCTTTAAGCCCTATTCGAAAATCGGCCCAGACAGCCAGCGGGATGGTAGCAACACCAACAGCAGCACTAACAAGCCTGGCTTTTGTCTTCCCATGGGCGGAGGTAATGCCAGCAATAGCACGCAGGGTTGTCAGTCCCACCCTCCTCATACCCTGTCTCCAAGCTCCAGAGGGAGCTCACCAccgcagacacacaggcaggctCTGTCCCCTGGCCCGGCACGCCAGACTGGCCATTCGCAGGCCGGGAGCGGGGAACCCAAACCCACGGATACTGCGAGCTTGGACAGCAGCAGCAATCTGAAGAAGGAGGCTGAGCTGAGCAAGGTTGGCCTGGACAGTCCGCAGCTAGCCAACTCGAGCCATGCTAGGGCGAGCGCCAACTCCAGCAGTGGCAGCTCGGACTGTAGCCCCAGTAACGAGGGCAAGGTGGACTCGCACACGGCCCAGCCCGGAGGACTCGTGCCCGTTTCCATTTCCCCCTTCAAATCCAGTCACCCCATGTTCCCGCTCCCGTCTTCTGGTATGGGCTATCATGGGTCGATAGTGGGCACTTACGCAGGGTACCCTGGTCAGTTCGTTCCTGGCTTGGACCCTACCAAGTCCAGTCTCGGGGGTGCCGGCGTAGGAAAGCACCCCAGCTCCAGCCCTCTGACGGGGGCATCTCCCCCGTCGTTCATGCAAGGCTTGTGCAGGGATCCGTACTGTTTAAGCTACCCAAATGCACCGCATCTAGGcggcagcagctgcagctcaTGCGTCCATGACCCCTCCTCTTCGCTGAAGTCTGGCTTCCCGTTGGTGTACCCTGCCCACCCGCTCCACTCAATCCACCAGAGCTCCCTGTCCTCCAGTGTCACGCCCTCATTGTCACACCCCCTCTACACATATGGCTTCATGGTGCCCAACGAGCCCCTGCCACACGCCTGTAACTGGGTCTCGGCCACCGGGCCCTGCGACAAGCGCTTCGGCACCTCGGAGGAGCTCTTGGCCCACCTGCGCACGCACACCTCCCTGCCGGGTGTGGACGGCAAGCTCTTGTCAGCGTACCCCCCCTCCTCGTCCTCTGCTGCGGCCGCGGCCGCCGCGGCCTCGTGCCACCTCCACCTGCCCGGCCAGAGCAGCCCGGCCCCCTTCTCCCTCAGAGCGCCCCCTAGCCTGGGGCTGGCGCGCTACCACCCCTACAGCAAAATGCACCTCCCTGCAACCCCCTCCCTGCCCATGCACTCCTTACCGGCCTCGGCACCCTACTACTCCCATTACGCCCTCTACAGCCAGAGACTGGGATCCGCCTCGGCTCTCGGCTACCAGTGA
- the LOC113589015 gene encoding la-related protein 6-like — MDGAKNDKCFTFSHENAEDIDWLPLDAGLIQSIVSQIEHYLSDENLTKDAFLLKHVRRNKMGYVNIKLLTSFKKIKHLTKDWRVTAHALRHSSKLEVNEEGNKVRRLEPVPESVLFQAPSRLLLVWNFTDLPLTVDKSRHRKSVMETAIAILEPFGPITAVRVNRPGRELPPELQKYGCRYVELLTEESVLVEYEDLEGAGRAYHQLSQSEGGPRVLLVGKASKKKAGEVGVSCAEGNGASKGNCILYQRTEQLQVRSHESSACSSSESEFATSSPLRIRRFGSGQVCGSPRFSHRAARAPPPGSRVSPLLVSELAQSPDTSPELGRRNPDLSLDCRVYFGSPWVQKRKSTTTQHLPLEGIHKYSQSSEKRGLNGDPVPSGVLRLPYGPDGSRGFHTIIAGRRFHQSIKI, encoded by the exons ATGGATGGTGCTAAAAACGATAA ATGTTTCACGTTTTCCCACGAGAATGCTGAAGACATTGACTGGCTACCGCTAGATGCTGGTCTCATACAAAGTATAGTCTCCCAGATTGAACATTACCTTTCTGATGAGAATCTGACTAAGGATGCTTTCCTTTTAAAACACGTAAGACGAAATAAGATGGGCTATGTCAATATTAAGTTACTGACatcttttaaaaag ATAAAGCACTTGACCAAAGACTGGCGCGTCACAGCGCACGCTCTACGTCATTCTTCAAAGCTGGAGGTAAATGAGGAAGGAAATAAAGTGCGCAGATTAGAGCCAGTGCCAGAGTCTGTCTTGTTTCAGGCGCCCAGCAGACTCCTGCTGGTGTGGAACTTCACAGATCTGCCCTTGACCGTGGACAAGTCGAGACATCGCAAGAGTGTTATGGAGACCGCCATCGCCATTCTGGAACCGTTCGGCCCCATCACGGCGGTGCGGGTGAACCGGCCCGGGAGAGAGCTCCCGCCCGAGCTCCAGAAGTATGGCTGCAGGTACGTGGAACTTCTCACGGAGGAGAGCGTGCTGGTGGAATACGAGGACCTGGAAGGTGCCGGCCGGGCTTACCACCAGCTCTCCCAATCTGAAGGAGGGCCAAGGGTGCTCCTGGTGGGGAAGGCCTCCAAGAAGAAGGCTGGGGAGGTGGGCGTCAGCTGTGCCGAAGGCAATGGCGCAAGTAAGGGCAACTGCATTCTGTACCAGCGCACGGAGCAGCTGCAGGTCCGCAGCCATGAGTCCTCAGCGTGCAGCTCCTCCGAGTCCGAGTTTGCCACCTCCTCGCCGCTGCGTATCCGCCGCTTCGGTTCGGGGCAGGTGTGCGGCAGCCCGCGCTTCAGCCACCGGGCTGCTCGTGCTCCTCCGCCGGGTTCCCGGGTGTCTCCTCTTTTAGTCTCTGAACTCGCGCAAAGTCCAGACACAAGCCCAGAGCTTGGACGGCGCAACCCCGATCTCTCCCTTGATTGCAGAGTCTATTTCGGAAGCCCTTGGGTGCAGAAACGCAAGTCTACCACCACCCAACACCTTCCTTTGGAGGGGATCCACAAATATAGCCAGTCAAGTGAAAAAAGAGGCCTAAATGGAGACCCAGTGCCATCTGGAGTACTCCGTCTGCCGTACGGTCCAGACGGCAGCAGAGGTTTCCATACCATCATAGCTGGGAGACGATTTCATCAGTCTATCAAAATATAA